The following are encoded together in the Astyanax mexicanus isolate ESR-SI-001 chromosome 8, AstMex3_surface, whole genome shotgun sequence genome:
- the bcl6b gene encoding B-cell lymphoma 6 protein homolog — protein sequence MMSKMQVTEGCGAVSRREQVAEVQGYVKEFTRHSNDVLLNLNELRHRDILTDATLLVGSARLRAHCAVLIACSGFFYSLFSRHTAGAVSERGVSLSLPEGLEAGSVSLLLDFMYTSRLPLTPSTVHGVLTAATYLQMEHVADTCRAFLQNSEGMCASPPLVELASRSPYLSSTVTLGGRSPPAHPSFTSSPSRPAAEAEEPSPAKARVPEETMSSLKTIPRPQTLKVEKSSSFSPTTPSPHSPAQSSGQPNSPAESSGCSISPKLKLRSESRLTPDPKACNWKKYKYIVLNPLCATPIKEEESVEEQKTFDNSPTDTIAKATEKMNEGHSLSPVYDVPQPQTDFTPRHVLSPHTAETYRGPLVTVSQDNNGFCSLYQHACPPVLEAAKQNPSFGKLQIKLESHSPVICYSGNQGSTKPACSDKPYRCNVCGAQFNRPANLKTHSRIHSGEKPYRCDTCGARFVQVAHLRAHVLIHTGEKPYPCHTCGTRFRHLQTLKSHLRIHTGEKPYSCEKCDLRFRHKSQLRLHLRQKHGAVTNTKIRYKVLTDPYQTRPAILQTC from the exons ATGATGAGTAAAATGCAGGTGACTGAGGGATGTGGTGCTGTGTCGAGGCGTGAGCAGGTGGCGGAGGTGCAGGGATATGTGAAGGAGTTCACTCGACACTCCAACGACGTGCTGCTGAACCTAAACGAGCTGCGGCATCGAGACATCCTGACTGATGCCACGCTACTGGTGGGCAGTGCCCGTCTACGCGCCCACTGCGCAGTGCTGATAGCGTGCAG tggCTTCTTCTACTCCCTGTTCTCCCGCCACACAGCTGGTGCTGTTAGCGAGCGGGGGGTTTCCCTGTCCCTGCCGGAGGGTCTGGAGGCGGGTAGTGTGTCACTGCTGCTGGACTTCATGTACACCTCCCGCCTTCCCCTGACCCCCAGCACGGTGCACGGGGTGCTTACTGCTGCCACCTACCTGCAGATGGAACATGTGGCAGACACCTGCAGAGCATTCCTACAGAACAG TGAAGGGATGTGTGCGAGCCCTCCTCTGGTGGAGCTGGCCTCCAGAAGCCCCTATCTGAGCTCCACAGTGACCCTAGGTGGCAGATCTCCTCCAGCTCATCCATCTTTCACCTCCTCCCCTTCCAGACCTGCTGCAGAGGCAGAGGAGCCTAGCCCTGCCAAAGCCAG GGTTCCTGAAGAGACAATGTCCTCACTGAAGACTATTCCCAGGCCTCAGACTCTGAAAGTGGAAAAATCTTCATCCTTCTCTCCCACCACTCCATCTCCACACAGTCCAGCCCAGTCCAGTGGCCAACCCAATTCACCAGCTGAGTCCAGTGGCTGCAGTATCTCCCCTAAACTGAAG CTGCGCTCTGAATCCAGACTAACTCCTGATCCTAAGGCCTGTAACTGGAAGAAGTATAAATACATTGTCCTCAACCCTCTCTGTGCTACACCCATTAAAGAGGAGGAGTCAGTAGAGGAGCAGAAAACATTTGACAACTCCCCCACAGACACCATTGCCAAAGCAACAGAAAAGATGAATGAGGG ACACAGCCTGTCTCCTGTCTATGATGTACCCCAGCCACAGACTGACTTTACCCCCCGCCATGTTCTTTCACCACACACAGCGGAGACCTACAGGGGACCACTTGTAACTGTTTCCCAGGATAACAATG GCTTCTGCTCTCTGTATCAGCACGCTTGTCCTCCTGTGCTAGAAGCTGCCAAACAGAACCCTTCGTTTGGGAAGCTTCAGATCAAGCTCGAGAGCCACTCCCCTGTGATCTGTTACTCAGGGAACCAAGGCAGCACTAAGCCTGCCTGCTCAG ataAGCCATATCGCTGTAATGTGTGTGGGGCACAGTTTAACCGCCCGGCCAATCTGAAGACCCATTCCCGCATTCACTCAGGAGAGAAGCCCTATCGCTGTGACACCTGTGGTGCTCGATTTGTCCAG gttgcTCATCTGCGTGCTCATGTTCTGATTCACACTGGGGAAAAGCCGTACCCGTGCCACACCTGCGGAACACGCTTTCGCCACCTGCAGACATTGAAGAGCCACCTGCGTATTCACACAGGGGAGAAACCATACAGT TGTGAGAAGTGTGATCTGCGCTTCCGTCATAAGAGCCAACTAAGACTTCACCTGAGACAGAAGCATGGAGCCGTCACCAACACCAAGATCCGCTATAAGGTTCTGACTGACCCATACCAGACCAGACCAGCTATACTGCAGACCTGCTGa
- the slc16a13 gene encoding monocarboxylate transporter 13 — protein MGKNQEKPEREQSCRPVEAPDGGWGWVVVGSLFMISALVFGLIRSLGVFFVAFVQYFEESAQAVSWITSIGVAMQQLISPIGTAACNAYGARPVVMLGGFLSGLGLILASQATTLAHLYLTMGIISGSGWALVFTPAIASVMQYFTTRRSLAMGLGFTGVGLSSFAFSPLFQYLVQTYTWRGALLILGGLSLNMVACGALIRPLKPPKVMEQAESSCKSSGCASFLSRVCEYFELSLLTHRGFITYSVAVTFFNAGYFIPYVHLVAHSRLTGFSEYKAAFVISATGVTDIVGRVVSGWASDLHRVRTVHLLTVWTGLVGLFLLLLPLCSLGGNYAGLLVVSLAYGFCAGAMTPLVFAVVPEIVGMDRMLGALGLLQLIESVGGLLGAPLSGWLRDLTGSYTASFVVAGGFLIFGTIITATLPHFFSCTNPQPLSPKKKAKNQSTEDGLLKQTLSPESVEHEKLHSLEDIRSSDNDSQQPSYHNRTTEPGSEAEHTPLTADRTEAEGTCV, from the exons ATGGGTAAAAATCAGGAGAAGCCAGAGCGGGAGCAGTCCTGCAGGCCGGTGGAGGCTCCAGATGGTGGTTGGGGCTGGGTGGTGGTTGGATCGCTCTTCATGATCTCGGCTCTGGTGTTCGGACTGATCCGCAGTCTGGGGGTCTTCTTTGTGGCGTTTGTGCAGTACTTTGAGGAGAGTGCGCAGGCGGTTTCCTGGATAACATCCATAGGAGTTGCTATGCAGCAGCTAATCA GTCCTATAGGCACCGCTGCTTGTAATGCCTATGGAGCTCGTCCTGTTGTTATGCTGGGAGGATTCCTGTCAGGACTCGGACTCATCTTGGCTTCACAGGCTACAACACTTGCACACCTTTACCTGACCATGGGAATAATTTCAG gTTCAGGTTGGGCTCTAGTCTTCACTCCAGCGATAGCCTCAGTGATGCAGTATTTCACAACACGGCGCTCTCTGGCCATGGGTCTGGGCTTCACGGGTGTCGGCCTCTCCTCCTTCGCCTTCTCTCCGCTCTTCCAGTACCTGGTGCAGACGTACACGTGGCGTGGAGCTCTGCTCATACTAGGGGGTCTCAGCCTCAACATGGTGGCTTGTGGTGCCCTTATCCGACCCCTTAAACCCCCCAAAGTTATGGAACAG gCTGAAAGCTCCTGCAAATCTAGTGGCTGTGCTTCTTTTCTATCCCGAGTGTGTGAATATTTCGAGCTGTCGCTGCTAACACACCGAGGCTTCATCACCTACAGCGTGGCAGTCACTTTCTTCAACGCTGGTTATTTTATTCCTTATGTCCATCTGGTGGCCCACAGTCGCCTCACCGGATTCAGTGAGTACAAAGCTGCGTTTGTCATTTCTGCCACCGGCGTGACTGACATCGTGGGGCGTGTAGTGTCTGGCTGGGCCTCGGACCTTCACCGCGTACGAACAGTCCACCTCCTGACCGTGTGGACGGGGCTTGTGGGCCTCTTTCTCCTTCTGCTGCCGCTGTGCTCTCTGGGAGGAAACTACGCTGGACTCTTGGTGGTCAGTCTAGCGTACGGGTTCTGCGCTGGGGCCATGACTCCACTGGTGTTTGCTGTGGTTCCGGAGATTGTGGGAATGGACCGCATGCTGGGAGCACTAGGTCTATTACAGCTTATAGAGAGTGTGGGGGGCCTACTGGGAGCACCACTGTCAG gCTGGTTAAGAGACCTCACAGGTTCCTACACTGCCTCTTTTGTGGTAGCTGGTGGGTTTCTTATCTTTGGCACCATAATAACAGCAACTCTTCCTCACTTCTTTTCTTGTACCAACCCTCAACCCCTATCGCCAAAGAAAAAGGCCAAGAACCAGAGCACTGAAGACGGGTTGCTCAAACAGACGTTATCCCCAGAGTCTGTGGAACATGAGAAGCTGCACTCTTTAGAGGATATACGTTCCTCAGACAACGATTCACAACAGCCTTCATATCACAATCGCACAACAGAACCGGGTTCAGAAGCGGAACACACACCTCTTACTGCAGACAGGACAGAGGCTGAGGGAACATGTGTTTAA